In one Umezawaea sp. Da 62-37 genomic region, the following are encoded:
- a CDS encoding MDR family MFS transporter — MTTEATPVAGAGAPAQFTHRQIMVTMSGLVIAMLLAMLDNMIVAPALPTIVGDLGGLSHLAWVTTGYVLASTASTPIWGKLGDLFGRRITFISSVVVFLAGSALAGMSQNMGELIAFRAVQGLGAGGLMVGVLSIVGEMIPPRERSKYMGLMMAVMPVAMIGGPLAGGFITDNFSWRWAFYVNLPLGVIALFVCWFTLAKLPRGTGKAKIDWLGAGLLTVWITSLVLITSWGGTEYEWSSPTILGLIALTLVTFVAFVVVQRRVAEPIMPLRVFTNLNFTLSGGLAFISGFAMFGAVTFLPQFQQFVQGSSATNSGLLLMPMMIAAMAVSLASGTIIGRTGHYKVFPIVGSALIALSLGLFATIDLDTTKTTTAFYMVLLGAGMGCLMQTSTLIAQNSIELRDIGAGTGASTFLRNMGSSIGVSLLGALYTSSLTDSLSGGAALPGAANQMTPAVLKSLPVEAQRIFQTAVTDGVTTLFTVAACVAAVGVVVALFIKQVPLRGRVKAEDVVAAEV; from the coding sequence ATGACGACAGAAGCCACCCCGGTAGCCGGGGCCGGAGCTCCGGCCCAGTTCACCCACCGGCAGATCATGGTCACGATGAGCGGTCTGGTCATCGCGATGCTGCTGGCCATGCTCGACAACATGATCGTGGCGCCCGCGCTGCCCACGATCGTCGGAGACCTCGGCGGTCTGAGCCACCTGGCCTGGGTGACGACGGGCTACGTGCTGGCGTCGACGGCGTCCACGCCGATCTGGGGCAAGCTCGGGGACCTGTTCGGCCGTCGGATCACGTTCATCTCGTCGGTGGTCGTGTTCCTCGCGGGCTCGGCGCTGGCCGGGATGTCGCAGAACATGGGCGAGCTGATCGCGTTCCGCGCGGTGCAGGGCCTCGGCGCGGGCGGTCTCATGGTGGGTGTGCTGTCGATCGTCGGCGAGATGATCCCGCCGCGCGAGCGCAGCAAGTACATGGGTCTGATGATGGCCGTGATGCCGGTCGCGATGATCGGCGGACCGCTCGCGGGCGGCTTCATCACGGACAACTTCTCGTGGCGCTGGGCGTTCTACGTCAACCTGCCGCTGGGTGTGATCGCGCTGTTCGTGTGCTGGTTCACCCTCGCCAAGCTGCCGCGCGGCACCGGGAAGGCGAAGATCGACTGGTTGGGCGCGGGCCTGCTGACCGTGTGGATCACGTCGCTGGTCCTGATCACGAGCTGGGGCGGCACGGAGTACGAGTGGTCCTCGCCGACGATCCTGGGCCTGATCGCGCTGACGCTGGTGACGTTCGTCGCGTTCGTGGTCGTGCAGCGCCGGGTGGCCGAGCCGATCATGCCGCTGCGCGTGTTCACGAACCTGAACTTCACCCTTTCCGGCGGCCTGGCGTTCATCTCGGGCTTCGCGATGTTCGGCGCGGTGACGTTCCTGCCGCAGTTCCAGCAGTTCGTCCAGGGCTCGTCCGCGACGAACAGCGGCCTGCTGCTGATGCCGATGATGATCGCGGCCATGGCGGTGTCGCTCGCCAGCGGCACGATCATCGGCAGGACCGGTCACTACAAGGTGTTCCCGATCGTCGGCAGCGCGCTGATCGCCCTCTCGCTCGGCCTGTTCGCCACGATCGACCTCGACACCACCAAGACCACGACCGCGTTCTACATGGTCCTGCTCGGCGCGGGCATGGGCTGCCTGATGCAGACCTCCACGCTCATCGCGCAGAACAGCATCGAGCTGCGCGACATCGGCGCGGGCACGGGCGCGTCGACGTTCCTGCGCAACATGGGCAGCTCGATCGGCGTGTCCCTGCTCGGCGCGCTCTACACCAGCTCGCTGACGGACTCCCTGTCCGGCGGCGCGGCACTGCCCGGCGCGGCCAACCAGATGACCCCCGCCGTGCTGAAGTCCCTGCCGGTGGAGGCGCAGCGGATCTTCCAGACCGCCGTGACCGACGGCGTCACGACGCTGTTCACGGTCGCGGCCTGCGTGGCCGCGGTGGGCGTCGTGGTGGCGCTGTTCATCAAGCAGGTGCCGCTGCGCGGCCGGGTCAAGGCCGAGGACGTCGTGGCCGCGGAGGTCTGA
- a CDS encoding DNA-binding response regulator, whose product MDLIEVVHGERELFERAGHLFDVDEIACAANTLFTWWKTNARSIGDPRRVKRLRKLFRLSAMLDPSWSQQAHVMAEHGAEVRVTPDDLHETLLLGDRFVIMAGDTSRGERSYSVISAPKAVRGIHALYEAAWRAASPLEVHDASMVELRPLTPGILTALNDGLTDEAAARALGLSLRTYRRRVAELMAAMGATSRFQAGSRARELGLV is encoded by the coding sequence ATGGACCTGATCGAGGTGGTGCACGGCGAACGCGAGCTGTTCGAGCGCGCCGGTCACCTGTTCGACGTGGACGAGATCGCCTGCGCGGCGAACACGCTGTTCACGTGGTGGAAGACGAACGCCCGGTCCATAGGGGACCCGAGGCGCGTCAAGCGGCTGCGCAAGCTGTTCCGGCTCAGCGCGATGCTCGACCCGTCCTGGTCGCAGCAGGCGCACGTGATGGCCGAGCACGGCGCGGAGGTCCGCGTCACGCCGGACGACCTGCACGAGACGCTGCTGCTCGGCGACCGGTTCGTGATCATGGCGGGCGACACGTCGCGCGGCGAGAGGTCCTACAGCGTCATCTCCGCCCCGAAGGCCGTGCGGGGCATCCACGCCCTCTACGAGGCCGCGTGGCGGGCGGCCAGCCCCCTGGAGGTGCACGACGCGTCCATGGTCGAGCTGCGGCCGTTGACGCCCGGCATCCTCACCGCGCTGAACGACGGCCTGACCGACGAAGCGGCGGCACGCGCGCTGGGGCTGTCCCTGCGCACGTACCGCCGCCGCGTGGCCGAGCTGATGGCCGCGATGGGCGCCACGTCCCGCTTCCAGGCCGGGTCGCGGGCCCGTGAGCTGGGCCTGGTCTAG
- a CDS encoding phosphoglyceromutase — MSVGTLVLLRHGESVWNAENLFTGWVDVPLSEKGVAEAKRGGELLTAAGVLPEVLHTSLLRRAIMTANLALDAADRHWIPVKRDWRLNERHYGALQGKNKKQTLAEFGEEQFMLWRRSYDTPPPPIEPGAEFSQDADPRYADLGPDLPLTECLLDVVKRMIPYWESAIVPDLRAGKTVLVTAHGNSLRALVKHLDGISDDDIAGLNIPTGIPLRYDLDEALQPITPGGTYLDPDAAADAIKAVANQGR; from the coding sequence ATGTCTGTGGGAACCCTGGTCCTGCTCCGCCACGGCGAGAGCGTGTGGAACGCCGAGAACCTGTTCACCGGCTGGGTGGACGTGCCCCTGTCGGAGAAGGGGGTCGCCGAGGCCAAGCGCGGTGGCGAACTGCTGACGGCGGCGGGCGTGCTGCCGGAGGTGCTGCACACCTCGCTGCTGCGCCGGGCGATCATGACGGCGAACCTCGCCCTCGACGCGGCCGACCGGCACTGGATCCCGGTGAAGCGGGACTGGCGCCTCAACGAGCGGCACTACGGGGCGTTGCAGGGCAAGAACAAGAAGCAGACCCTGGCGGAGTTCGGCGAGGAGCAGTTCATGCTCTGGCGCCGCTCCTACGACACCCCGCCGCCGCCCATCGAGCCCGGCGCCGAGTTCAGCCAGGACGCCGACCCGCGCTACGCCGACCTCGGCCCCGACCTGCCGCTGACCGAGTGCCTGCTCGACGTGGTGAAGCGGATGATCCCGTACTGGGAGTCCGCCATCGTGCCGGACCTCCGCGCGGGGAAGACCGTGCTGGTCACGGCGCACGGCAACTCGCTGCGCGCGCTGGTCAAGCACCTCGACGGCATCTCCGACGACGACATCGCCGGCCTGAACATCCCGACCGGCATCCCGCTGCGCTACGACCTCGACGAGGCGCTCCAGCCGATCACGCCCGGCGGCACCTACCTCGACCCGGACGCGGCCGCCGACGCCATCAAGGCCGTCGCCAACCAGGGCCGCTAA
- a CDS encoding ATP-binding protein: MTALGYLALVVGLVLTGGAAFLIGRATVRKQASTTTGLTVADLMAMVVQSSHDGIAVLNGFGDVVLHNARAEELGVVRNNRADDRARRAAELVRRDGEEVHVDLSPLEVKGRQPEAVHARVKVLVENFTVVDASDESESVRLEATRRDFVANVSHELKTPVGALALLAEAVLDAVDDEEQVRKFSAKIMQEATRLGTLVTELIALSRLQGAEKLPELTAVDVDTVVSEALGRSRLGAESSGIGISCDEPGGLVVEGDRMLLVTALSNLLDNAVAYSPPGSPVSISRRLVAGFVEIAVTDRGIGIAEDQQTRVFERFYRVDRARSRATGGTGLGLAIVKHVALNHGGDVKLWSLPGTGSTFTLRIPVHLDQVDRAPALPEQELATTHGGEL; this comes from the coding sequence GTGACCGCACTGGGTTACCTCGCACTGGTGGTCGGCCTCGTGCTGACCGGCGGCGCGGCCTTCCTCATCGGCCGCGCCACGGTCCGCAAGCAGGCCTCGACCACGACCGGACTGACGGTCGCCGACCTCATGGCGATGGTCGTCCAGTCCTCCCACGACGGCATCGCCGTCCTCAACGGATTCGGCGACGTGGTGCTGCACAACGCCCGCGCCGAGGAGCTCGGCGTCGTGCGCAACAACCGCGCCGACGACCGGGCCCGCCGGGCCGCCGAACTGGTCCGGCGCGACGGCGAGGAGGTGCACGTCGACCTGTCGCCGCTGGAGGTCAAGGGCCGCCAGCCGGAGGCGGTGCACGCGCGGGTCAAGGTGCTGGTCGAGAACTTCACCGTCGTGGACGCCTCCGACGAGTCGGAGTCCGTCCGGCTGGAGGCGACCCGGCGCGACTTCGTGGCCAACGTCAGCCACGAGCTGAAGACGCCGGTGGGGGCGCTCGCGCTGCTCGCCGAGGCCGTCCTGGACGCCGTGGACGACGAGGAGCAGGTCCGGAAGTTCAGCGCGAAGATCATGCAGGAGGCCACCAGGTTGGGCACGCTGGTGACCGAGCTGATCGCGCTGTCGCGGCTCCAGGGCGCCGAGAAGCTGCCCGAGCTGACCGCCGTCGACGTCGACACCGTGGTGTCCGAGGCGCTGGGCCGGTCGCGGCTGGGCGCCGAGTCGTCCGGCATCGGGATCAGCTGCGACGAACCCGGCGGCCTCGTCGTCGAGGGCGACCGGATGCTGCTGGTCACGGCCTTGAGCAACCTCCTCGACAACGCTGTCGCCTACTCGCCGCCGGGCAGCCCGGTGTCGATCAGCCGCAGGCTCGTCGCGGGGTTCGTGGAGATCGCGGTCACCGACCGCGGCATCGGCATCGCCGAGGACCAGCAGACCCGCGTGTTCGAGCGCTTCTACCGGGTCGACCGGGCCCGCTCGCGGGCCACCGGCGGCACCGGGCTCGGCCTCGCCATCGTGAAGCACGTCGCGCTCAACCACGGCGGCGACGTGAAGCTGTGGAGCCTGCCCGGCACCGGTTCGACGTTCACCCTCCGCATCCCCGTCCACCTCGACCAGGTGGACCGGGCCCCCGCCCTGCCTGAGCAGGAACTCGCGACAACGCATGGAGGAGAGCTGTGA
- a CDS encoding Ppx/GppA phosphatase family protein produces MRLGVLDVGSNTVHLLVVDAHRGAHPTPMSSEKSVLRLAEQLDANGQLTRAGADHLIRTVAASKAAAERLDCEDLMAFATSAVRDAGNSAEVLDRVRKETGVDLKVLTGDDEARYTFLAVRRWYGWSAGRLLCLDIGGGSLELAVGVDEDAEQAFSVPLGAGRLTRTRFRKDPPSRAEIRDTTEWLDDQLASVAKELRRSGTPDRVVATSKTFRTLARLTGAAPSSAGPRAKRVLTDAGLRQLIAFVSRMSAGDLAELEGVSASRAHQLVAGALVADATMRALSLTQLEICPWALREGVILRRLDHTDGSEQTAPTAPGRQPGDTGRSGQHGARWS; encoded by the coding sequence GTGCGCCTCGGGGTCCTCGATGTGGGGTCGAACACCGTCCACCTGCTCGTGGTGGACGCCCACAGGGGTGCCCACCCGACGCCGATGAGCTCGGAGAAGTCCGTGCTCCGCCTGGCCGAGCAGCTCGACGCGAACGGGCAGCTCACCAGGGCGGGGGCGGACCACCTGATCAGGACCGTCGCGGCGTCCAAGGCGGCGGCCGAGCGGCTGGACTGCGAGGACCTGATGGCCTTCGCGACCTCCGCGGTCCGCGACGCGGGCAACTCGGCCGAGGTGCTGGACCGGGTGCGCAAGGAGACCGGGGTCGACCTGAAGGTCCTCACCGGCGACGACGAGGCCCGCTACACGTTCCTCGCGGTGCGCCGCTGGTACGGCTGGTCGGCGGGCAGGCTGCTGTGCCTGGACATCGGCGGCGGTTCGCTGGAGCTCGCGGTGGGCGTGGACGAGGACGCCGAGCAGGCGTTCTCCGTCCCGCTGGGCGCGGGCAGGCTGACCAGGACGCGGTTCCGCAAGGACCCGCCGAGCCGCGCCGAGATCCGCGATACCACCGAATGGCTGGATGATCAACTGGCCTCGGTGGCGAAGGAGCTGCGCCGTTCGGGTACACCTGACCGCGTGGTCGCCACGTCGAAGACCTTCCGGACGCTCGCCCGCCTGACGGGCGCCGCGCCGTCCTCGGCCGGTCCGAGGGCCAAGCGGGTCCTCACCGACGCCGGGCTGCGGCAGCTGATCGCGTTCGTCTCCCGGATGTCCGCGGGCGACCTCGCGGAGCTGGAGGGCGTGAGCGCCAGCCGGGCCCACCAGCTGGTCGCGGGAGCCCTCGTGGCCGACGCCACGATGCGAGCGCTGTCACTCACGCAGCTCGAGATTTGCCCCTGGGCCCTGCGGGAAGGTGTCATCCTTCGGAGGTTGGACCACACTGACGGCTCGGAACAGACCGCGCCGACGGCTCCAGGCCGGCAGCCGGGTGACACTGGACGTTCAGGCCAGCACGGAGCACGGTGGAGTTGA
- a CDS encoding response regulator transcription factor, whose protein sequence is MTRVLIVEDEESFADPLAFLLRKEGFTAALAATGQEALEEFDRNGADIVLLDLMLPGMSGTDVCKQLRQRSAVPVIMVTARDSEIDKVVGLELGADDYVTKPYSARELIARIRAVLRRGGEAEELLPQVLEAGPVRMDVERHVVTVDGGEVGLPLKEFDLLEYLLRNVGRVLTRGQLIDRVWGADYVGDTKTLDVHVKRLRSKIEPDPSAPRHLVTVRGLGYKFES, encoded by the coding sequence GTGACCAGGGTGCTCATCGTGGAGGACGAGGAGTCCTTCGCCGATCCGCTCGCCTTCCTGCTCCGCAAGGAGGGCTTCACCGCCGCGCTCGCCGCCACCGGGCAGGAGGCGCTGGAGGAGTTCGACCGCAACGGCGCCGACATCGTCCTGCTCGACCTGATGCTGCCCGGCATGAGCGGCACCGACGTGTGCAAGCAGCTCCGCCAGCGCTCCGCCGTACCGGTGATCATGGTCACTGCGCGGGACAGCGAGATCGACAAGGTCGTGGGGCTGGAACTGGGCGCGGACGACTACGTGACCAAGCCCTACTCGGCCCGCGAGCTGATCGCCCGCATCCGCGCGGTGCTCCGCCGCGGCGGCGAGGCCGAGGAGCTGTTGCCGCAGGTGCTGGAGGCGGGACCGGTCCGGATGGACGTCGAGCGGCACGTCGTCACCGTCGACGGCGGCGAGGTCGGGCTGCCGCTCAAGGAGTTCGACCTGCTGGAGTACCTCCTGCGCAACGTCGGCCGCGTCCTCACCAGGGGGCAGCTGATCGACCGGGTGTGGGGCGCGGACTACGTCGGCGACACGAAGACGCTGGACGTGCACGTCAAACGCCTGCGCTCCAAGATCGAACCCGATCCGTCGGCCCCCAGGCACCTCGTGACGGTCCGGGGTCTCGGGTACAAGTTCGAGTCCTGA
- a CDS encoding oxidoreductase produces the protein MDLNVKRIGYGAMQLAGPGVFGPPEDADQARAVLRRAVELGVDHIDTSDYYGPYVVNDLIREALHPYPENLVLVTKVGARRDDTGAWLPANSPDELRSAVHDNLKRLAVDAIDVVNLRIMADDDIEAGMTALAELREQGLIKHIGVSNVDAAQLALAQAVAPVVCVQNHYNLAHRDDDALVDSTAAQDIAFVPFFPLGGFQPLDLEHLETVAKRHDATPRQVALAWLLHRSPNILLIPGTSSVGHLEENLAAGGLRLSQEDLAAF, from the coding sequence ATGGACTTGAACGTGAAGCGGATCGGTTACGGCGCCATGCAGCTCGCGGGCCCCGGCGTGTTCGGCCCGCCGGAGGACGCCGACCAGGCCCGCGCGGTGCTGCGCCGCGCGGTTGAACTGGGCGTGGACCACATCGACACCAGCGACTACTACGGCCCCTACGTGGTCAACGACCTCATCCGCGAGGCGCTGCACCCCTACCCGGAGAACCTGGTGCTGGTCACCAAGGTCGGCGCCCGCCGCGACGACACGGGGGCGTGGCTGCCCGCGAACAGCCCCGACGAGCTGCGCTCGGCCGTGCACGACAACCTGAAGCGGCTCGCGGTCGACGCGATCGACGTGGTCAACCTGCGCATCATGGCCGACGACGACATCGAGGCCGGCATGACCGCTCTGGCCGAGCTGCGCGAACAGGGGCTGATCAAGCACATCGGCGTCAGCAACGTGGACGCCGCGCAGTTGGCCCTGGCGCAGGCCGTCGCGCCCGTGGTGTGCGTGCAGAACCACTACAACCTGGCCCACCGCGACGACGACGCGCTGGTCGACTCGACGGCCGCGCAGGACATCGCGTTCGTGCCGTTCTTCCCCCTCGGCGGGTTCCAGCCGCTCGACCTGGAGCACCTGGAGACGGTCGCCAAGCGGCACGACGCGACTCCGCGCCAGGTGGCGCTGGCGTGGCTGCTGCACCGGTCGCCGAACATCCTGCTGATCCCCGGGACGTCCTCGGTCGGGCACCTGGAGGAGAACCTGGCGGCCGGCGGGTTGCGGCTGTCCCAAGAGGACCTCGCCGCGTTCTGA
- a CDS encoding helix-turn-helix domain-containing protein — MTQRRKTGDDRRAEIRRVALELFTVRGYEATSMREIAERLDITKAALYYHFDSKESIVRSLFEERLATLDALIEWAEAQPPSADRTARIAAGWFSLVVEGGLGFARFALANQAALRDLMPHKGGAGGLDRMQKVSALMADPGTPPLELLKIRMALMSANLAVMGSHDLNLTDEEIIRAAAETASLLAPGLASAIMPG; from the coding sequence ATGACCCAGCGACGCAAGACGGGCGACGACCGCCGCGCCGAGATCCGCCGCGTGGCCCTGGAGCTCTTCACCGTCCGCGGTTACGAGGCCACCTCGATGCGCGAGATCGCCGAACGGCTCGACATCACCAAAGCGGCGCTCTACTACCACTTCGACAGCAAGGAATCGATCGTCCGCAGCCTGTTCGAGGAACGACTGGCCACATTGGACGCGCTGATCGAATGGGCCGAGGCCCAACCCCCCTCAGCCGACCGCACGGCCCGCATCGCCGCAGGCTGGTTCTCCCTCGTCGTCGAAGGCGGCCTCGGCTTCGCCAGGTTCGCCCTCGCCAACCAGGCCGCACTCCGCGACCTCATGCCGCACAAGGGCGGCGCAGGCGGCCTCGACCGCATGCAGAAGGTCTCCGCCCTCATGGCCGACCCCGGCACACCCCCACTCGAACTGCTGAAGATCCGCATGGCCCTGATGAGCGCCAACCTCGCGGTCATGGGCTCCCACGACCTGAACCTCACCGACGAGGAGATCATCCGCGCGGCAGCCGAGACAGCCAGCCTGCTGGCTCCCGGCCTGGCGTCGGCGATCATGCCGGGTTAG